The following are encoded together in the Nitrosopumilus sp. b3 genome:
- a CDS encoding HD domain-containing protein: protein MQQFANTHSMRNEILNLMVQKGIQDDCYVEMLDYTIDLFESQGLGTDYYGYHNINHELEVTYFSLLASIQNKVKFSDDDLKYLYVAALFHDFDPQKSVDKPHEESVLKFISMDKKLQQLIDTAKIDLEIIKVLILRTTYPWSGQLKKNAEEQITQCFEKSDLTRNNLPYQEHIMEMGRYLSVVDRISGYALGDFSKAMEMAKMNAHALAWRPSLIVRSSVAYFEELLNKETEMAKAILKILPKDMRKNFFDTVLAFMKLRQQEITIQADCSYENVKLIPTIESMSTRNDPKFIETLYGIFLQLPKPLQFQKENFEKTIKDPEIVLNTLRLNDKNGEIIGFSKGGPLEKYQLREEIRDENYGLGNTIFLEPLALKMGYWGLKGGSEMRHLFIMQAHSMKYKFLSSFALRDVIRARVDKEQAEFVTLFDPERWDYYRIII from the coding sequence TTGCAGCAATTTGCAAATACGCATTCAATGAGAAATGAAATTCTCAATCTAATGGTGCAAAAAGGAATACAGGATGACTGTTATGTTGAGATGCTAGATTATACCATTGACCTCTTTGAAAGCCAGGGGCTTGGAACGGATTATTATGGATATCACAATATTAACCACGAATTAGAGGTAACCTATTTTTCGCTTTTAGCATCCATTCAAAATAAAGTGAAATTCTCAGATGATGATTTAAAATATCTATATGTTGCAGCATTGTTTCATGATTTTGATCCTCAAAAAAGTGTGGATAAACCTCACGAAGAAAGTGTTTTAAAATTCATTTCCATGGACAAAAAACTTCAGCAATTAATAGACACTGCAAAAATAGATTTAGAAATAATCAAGGTCTTAATTTTAAGAACAACATATCCCTGGAGTGGACAATTGAAAAAAAATGCAGAAGAGCAAATTACACAATGTTTTGAAAAGTCAGATTTGACAAGAAACAATCTCCCATATCAAGAACACATAATGGAAATGGGAAGGTATCTCTCAGTAGTGGATAGAATTAGTGGCTATGCATTAGGAGACTTTTCAAAAGCGATGGAAATGGCAAAGATGAATGCTCATGCGCTTGCTTGGAGACCATCATTAATAGTAAGAAGTTCAGTAGCATATTTTGAGGAATTACTGAATAAGGAAACAGAGATGGCAAAAGCAATTCTGAAGATCCTCCCAAAAGATATGAGAAAGAATTTTTTTGACACAGTACTTGCTTTTATGAAATTAAGACAACAAGAAATTACAATTCAAGCAGATTGCTCTTATGAAAATGTCAAATTGATTCCAACAATAGAATCAATGTCTACAAGAAACGATCCAAAATTTATCGAGACATTATATGGTATATTTTTACAGTTACCAAAACCACTTCAATTTCAAAAAGAAAATTTTGAAAAAACAATTAAAGATCCAGAAATTGTTCTCAACACTCTCAGATTAAATGACAAAAATGGAGAGATCATAGGTTTTTCAAAAGGAGGGCCACTTGAAAAATATCAATTACGTGAAGAGATTAGAGATGAGAATTATGGTTTAGGAAATACGATATTTTTAGAACCTCTTGCATTGAAGATGGGGTATTGGGGTCTTAAAGGAGGAAGCGAGATGAGGCACCTCTTCATAATGCAAGCACACTCTATGAAATACAAATTTCTATCAAGTTTTGCATTAAGAGATGTCATAAGAGCAAGGGTGGACAAAGAGCAAGCAGAATTTGTAACGTTATTTGATCCCGAAAGATGGGATTACTATAGAATCATAATTTAG
- a CDS encoding FAD-binding oxidoreductase has protein sequence MKKSIVKSLESSISGDVYSQKELRDFYSVDSSSYQIIPKVIVVPKDEKDIIRTIQIARDFNSSVTVRGAGTGLVGSALNNGIILDLKKFDSLKITKNCVIVGPGVVKGNLDKKLEEHNKFFPPNPSIGSFCSVGGMIGNNSSGSRSLKYGSVIDNVAEITFIDGNGNKITLPKNIKVSKKILELSKKIDVKKFPNVSKNSSGFRIDKIKSIGDSHKIIVGSEGTLGIVLSIKLKIKDNPKKRVLFIIEYKSIIDASMNCVIINETKPSAIEFVDKTTLKQINYKFSPKTKCLLFVEYDENIKSNEKKLSSIVTGKIVKRLKKDFEINTWWRYRDSSLHYSLKSIKKKERIPHIIEDAAVPLENLSEIFRILEKLNKKYKTKSIAYGHAGNGNIHVRLISNNKETAIIKKIAQEYFDEIIQLGGTITAEHGDGLARSEFVKKQYGNENYKIFKEIKLYFDPKRILNPGKIITEKSTIIKNFEKF, from the coding sequence ATGAAAAAATCAATAGTAAAATCATTAGAATCATCAATATCAGGAGATGTGTATTCTCAAAAAGAATTAAGGGATTTTTATTCTGTAGATTCTAGTTCATATCAAATTATTCCAAAGGTAATCGTAGTTCCAAAAGATGAAAAAGATATTATTAGAACAATTCAGATTGCAAGAGATTTTAATTCATCTGTTACTGTAAGGGGTGCAGGCACAGGACTTGTTGGAAGTGCTCTAAACAATGGAATCATACTAGACTTGAAAAAGTTTGATTCATTAAAAATTACAAAAAATTGTGTAATAGTAGGTCCAGGGGTTGTCAAAGGGAATCTAGATAAAAAATTAGAAGAGCATAACAAATTTTTTCCACCAAATCCATCTATTGGATCTTTTTGTTCAGTTGGAGGGATGATCGGAAATAATTCTAGTGGAAGTAGGAGTTTAAAATATGGAAGTGTGATTGATAATGTAGCAGAGATTACCTTCATTGATGGAAATGGAAACAAAATAACACTTCCAAAAAACATCAAAGTTTCAAAGAAAATCCTAGAACTCTCAAAAAAAATTGATGTTAAAAAATTTCCCAATGTATCAAAAAATTCATCAGGATTCAGAATTGATAAAATTAAATCAATCGGCGATTCTCATAAAATAATTGTTGGTTCTGAGGGAACATTAGGAATTGTTCTGTCAATTAAATTAAAAATTAAAGATAATCCAAAAAAACGAGTTCTGTTCATAATTGAATACAAATCAATAATAGACGCATCTATGAATTGTGTGATAATAAACGAAACTAAACCATCAGCTATTGAATTTGTAGATAAAACAACATTAAAACAAATTAATTATAAATTTTCTCCAAAAACCAAATGCCTACTTTTTGTAGAGTATGATGAAAATATCAAATCAAATGAAAAAAAACTGTCATCAATAGTTACAGGTAAAATTGTCAAGAGATTAAAAAAAGACTTTGAAATTAATACTTGGTGGAGGTATAGAGATTCATCATTACATTATAGTTTAAAATCCATAAAAAAGAAGGAGCGAATTCCACACATCATTGAAGATGCAGCAGTTCCCTTAGAGAATCTATCAGAAATTTTTAGAATTCTAGAAAAATTAAATAAAAAATACAAAACAAAATCAATTGCTTATGGACATGCTGGTAATGGAAATATTCACGTTAGGCTAATTTCAAATAATAAAGAAACAGCCATTATCAAAAAAATCGCACAAGAGTATTTTGATGAAATTATTCAACTGGGAGGAACAATTACTGCTGAGCACGGAGATGGGCTTGCACGCTCAGAATTTGTCAAAAAGCAATATGGAAATGAAAATTACAAGATATTCAAAGAAATCAAACTGTATTTTGACCCAAAAAGAATACTGAATCCAGGAAAAATAATTACAGAGAAAAGTACAATTATCAAGAATTTTGAAAAATTCTAG
- a CDS encoding DUF5679 domain-containing protein: MTIGYCVKCRDKRDIDGAKPYTMKNGKPAIKGTCPTCSTTIFRIGRG; the protein is encoded by the coding sequence ATGACAATAGGATATTGTGTAAAGTGCCGAGATAAACGAGATATCGATGGCGCCAAACCATACACCATGAAAAATGGAAAACCTGCAATAAAGGGTACATGCCCAACATGCAGTACAACCATTTTCAGAATCGGTAGAGGATAA